CCTGCAAATGTGTTACAGAATAAGTTGCTGTAATGGTAGATTTGTGTTTATAGATTTAGGTTAGTTAGGTAATGCTGGTCTGattgtaaatgcatgtatgagTAAGTCTGAAAGTCACTGGTGGATCCCCACTTCCACCGTAAAGCTAAACTGCTCCAAAGAGGTCAGACCAGATGCAggtaatttaatatattttattatttatttgtctaTCTACCTACCTGTCCATCCATATATACATAATTCTGCGAGCAACACAATGACCACAGCTTTTTATCATAAATTACATCACAAAATGTCATGCTAAATTCATAAATTACCCCTATATTTATTCAATATACATTATTCACTATGCAATATCATAAGTCTCTGAGTCTCTGCTGAGAGATGTTCTTCACATGCTGGGGTTTGTTTCTTACCATATGTTTACTGCAGTGCTAATAAGCCAAATATGTGTTGTTTATGCCTTGAAGGTGTGTGTTTGCAAAGTATAGGGTGTAAGCCGCAAAACTGCACTGATAACAATATAAATGCAATACTTTCTTTTATCTTTTCATTGCTTCACACTGTAATTTCAAATACTTTTATCCTTAAAGTTAACCGATATAAAACTTACTTCAGCTTAGCAATCAATCACGTTCTCTACTGCAGCTGCTATGGACAATCAGTCTAATGATAGTATGAGATTTATACTGACAATAAAACCATGTGCAAGTCTTAAGCTTCTGCCAAATGTTACATAATGCTAATAACATCAATGCCAGGATACCACAAAACAAAGCCGATGTGTAACAATATTTAAACATGAGTGAGACTATATACCTCTCAAAGGACTTCTAAAGTGACTCTCTGCCAATTAAAATCTCCTTGACCAAATACACACCAAGCAAAATGGGGCCTGCTCAATTTCAGCACCGAACCAATAAAACAGTTGGTAATAAATAAAACTACAGACTCTTGAATCTATAATAAATGGCTCTAATTTCACTGTTCACTTATTTTCTCTTTTCTAATCTAGTTAATAGGCAATAGCATTGGTTTCAATAGCAAACAACAGTATCACCATGGCAGTTTTATAGGTAACACtatacttgaaggggtgttcataaggctgacatgacaccttcataatcatgacatgacacgtttCATAAACATGAAGTAGATTTTGTGACAACTGtccagggtttaaattgggccggggtCATCCTGGGCTAAGCCCCGGCAGATAGGCTTAAGGTCTCGAActgctccgcgccagtgtacccgctgcgctggtgcgtgtgcactGACGCAAAGCGAATAATGTGTTTCCATTCATTGGGTTTCATGCTCGTGCGTGCAAGGCACCCAAGACAAAAACGCGTTGcacaaccatggttttaccagttaagatttgcatcatttaaagttcagatgctctttttaaaatattttgggtcaacctctggcacagctttaaagctgcaccttatcaaatcctatcagaggtccagaatgtcattgaaacacaccagtggcttttgctttcatcagtattaaacatgttatccCTCGAACCCCCCATCCCCAcagaaccccccccccccacataacaaatcccaattaaATCCCTGCAACTAAGTGTCATTTGTtgaattatgtcatttttaatgcaaagatgacattgtttgaaatgtctttgttatgacaacttgacataaaccaatacatcataaacatgacatagcagaataattatcaaacttaagaaactacctagctttatgggttaataTTACATGTAATTTAAATTTcaataagtgttaatactctgtcaaatagttttataaaagcatcacaaatatttttcttgacctcaactacattGGTACAAATTGAACTTGtcgtttaaatgtcattaagtgttaatatactgccaaataattttaaataccttaacagaCATGTCAAAAGATCATACTAAACTTTATGTATgggcacaatacataaaaaactgaccactaacagaacttgttcttcctcacacagagggttctgaaatgttctgacatagaagaaaaaactaacaaaacatttaattaattgaaCTTTGCAGCGATATGGACCCaacgctgcatggcttaaccaattattgtactgttttcatttgaTTTTAGGTAAATCTGTCTCCAaacacaataaaatataataatatttttattattattattattattataaatattggatgattgattttatttcttaaacacatggaggaaacttaaaaaacattatgaactgaagaatattcatgaggctgttataaaactatttaacacttaaaaacattttaatgacaaattacatttgtaccactgtagttgaggtcaagaaaaatattcatgatgctgttataaaactatatgacagagtattaacacttaatgacatttaaagacaaattcaatttgtatcactggtaaaaagtgatcagttatgttgtcttggtaatgtcaagatgtcctgacaagttatgatgtactGTTTTGGTTAATATCAAGTTGTCATAACGAAGACATCTCAAATGTCGTCTTGCATTACAattgacataattgaacaaatgacacttaatgacagttgtcataaacgtgcataaaatctccttcatgttcatggcacgtgtcatgtcatgattatgaaggtgtcatgtcaggcTTATATACAcaccttcaagtaaagtgttaccgttttGGATGTTACTCCATTACACTGTACATATGAGCAAACAATCATCTCATCCCCTTACCTGATGCTTTTTTGCCTCCAGATGAGCAAGATTCCTTCATCAATCGACTTCCAGGTCCCAATAAGTTTGAAGCACATTGAAATTCAGCAGTACTCCTATGAGCTGTCATTTGACTCTTTGCACTGCTAGCAATGTTCGGATTCTGCTGAAAAGTGTTATGGTGGATTGTTCGATCTGACAGAGAGGGTGACGTTAGATCTTCATCACTCTCTGGACCCTCAAAAGTATCGTCCTCCTGGTACCCTGATGGAGGCTCTTGATCTAAGCTGCTATTACTCCGCTCAGACTGAACACTTCCTCTCCATTTCCAGGACCGTTGATGCTCTGCCCATCTAACTTTTGATATGGGCCTCAGGTGTGCTGGTCCTATATAAGATAGGAGTGAAGGTTTATGTTTGTCTGCTTTCTTTAAGGGCATTGGGGAGGAGAATGGGGAATTTGAAGACAAACCTCTTCTGCTTACATGGTCTTTTCTCAGCTTACTCTGTCCTCTAAGTCTATCATCTGCAAGCCTTTTTTCTCTGTTGTCGACCCTTTGCCAGCTATTTCTACTGAACCAGTCCCTAGAGGATTGAGAAGTTACATTAGGTGAAGTCCTCTGTGGTTTCTGTCCACATGGTGCGGAGTCACGTCTTAGAAACGTCTTGTGCTTCCTTTTATGGAACTTTGATGGGCTTAAAATAGGATTTTTGGAGTAGGGGTGCACATATGAGGGTAAAAAGGGTGAAGAAGGATATATAGTTGCCGATGGAGGATATCCTCTGTAAAGCCCAAAACCAAAAGATGTGGTTGAGAGTGGCAATTTGCAAGGTGAGTGGTAACAACTGCCTCCTGTCACTGGGAATCCAAGTTTGTGCACCATCGGACAATGCGTGACAATATGTTCGCTTGGCTGTGAGGGGCACCTGTTGTTCCCTTTCAAATCTGGCATTCCAACATAATGCAGAGAATCGCGGGGATAGTCAGACTGGGGTGAGTAGTAGCCGCTGAAGTTGATCTGAAACATGGTTGGATGGTGGAGATTTTGTGGCATGCAATGATAATCATGGGGGCGATTCTTTCCTTTTGAACTCTTTCTTCCAGAGTTTGCTTCATCTCCACACACTCCCTGAGCAATGTTATGCACAATACGTATCGCGCTGAGTCTGACCACTAAGTCTTCGACCTCTGCCAGAAAGGCTGGGTCTTGTCTTTTGGCCCTGAGTTGAAGATACTTTCTCTTACATTTGTGTTTGTGTCTCCTAATTTTATCACAGGTAAAGCAACTATGACCTTTTCTATGGCACTTGTATTTTAGTCTTTCTTGTTCCATTAATACAGACTGGGCAAGGTGTGCTGCTGTGCAGTCTTGCATCCTTACAGAGCCTAACTGAGTAGTGGCTGAGCGAAGTGATGTTGATTGCAAGGAGGAACGTGGTTTAGATTTTTGTTCAGCCATTGCTTTAACCTTTTGGGAACTGGTTGCCTTTGAAGCAGAATGTTGATCATATTCACAGCTTCCAGTGTGAAGCTTTTTTCGGAAACAACCAACGGTAGATGTTGGAGACTCAGGGTGTTTAAACAGGTGGGATGAGCTCGACAAAGTAGACTGGTTATCAGATGAATGGCTGCGATCCCCAAGAGTAAACAATGAATTCACGTGAAGATGTGAAGATTCTGCCACTTGCTGAGGTTTCTGGGCCAAAATTGGTTGCGAATCTTGGCAAGAATTTTCCCTTAGTATTTTTGGTTTACGACCTCTTCTCTTTCCAATGTAGATAGTTCCACGTTTGCTGACATTAATTTGTGGACCAAGTTTTCCCCCAAAAGATGTCACAAGTGAAGATAATGATTGGGTAGGATCTGCATCTTCTACACTGCTTTTATGAGCAAAATCTTCTTTGTGGCTATCTGTTTGCCCAGAAAGAACGGGTGTAAGCACTTCATTTCTTTTCTTCAttctcattttatttatatttgtgatAATTGTCTTCATTATCAATCTGTTTCTTTTCCGGTATATTTGGGCATCTTTAGTCTTTGACAAGGAGGGTTTCAGAGTGTCTTCAGCACTCTTCTTCAAAGACCCTGAGTCCAATGACCCAGATCTCTTTGGTTGGAATAAGGAGGAAAGTCTGGGCCGACCTGGTTTTCTTCGCACAGGCTTTTGAGGTTTCAGGTCAACTGCAGGATCAAGGACATTTGTATTTTCAAGGATAGGAGGCTTAGATAAAGACTTTGGGGACTTACTTGCCTGAGGAGATTCATCCAACCTGATCAATCTTGGACGACCCCTTTTCTTGTGCTGGATCTCAAGGTATGAGACTTCTGATTTGGGTGATGGATTTTGCAGTTTAGATGGTCGTCCGACTGGTCTTGGTTTACACTGTGATGATGCTAATGTCTTTGATGACTTAATGGAAGTTAGTTTTTTAGGTTTATCTGTTTGAGATATTGTTTTACAAGCAGTGGAACAAACATTAGCAGTCTTTACCAGATTCATCTTTTCCACTTGATTTGCCACCTTTGTAATTTGAACAACTTTTTGTTTCTTCTGTAAGTTGGGGATTTGCTTAGGATGTGAAGTTGTCTCATTGCCTGAGGTTTTGTCAGTGGAACGAATGGAAGTGTTATACTGGGAATCAGCACAGCTGGTGGTTTGAGAGGAACAAAGCACATTTTCTTCATTATCTAAATTGTGTCTAGCCCTCTTTTTGTTCTTGCCAGTTATATGCCTGCTGCTATCCTTTGGCTGAACAAAAACAGGGACAGTTTGGGTAGGTTCCAATGTAATTTTTCTGCTTTCATCTTTATCTTCACCTTCACTTTGCTTCTTATTACTTCCTTTGCTCTCCAGTAGCAATGATGAATAAGTGTTGCTCTCATGAATTGATAAATCAGCCGATGTTCTTGAAGCAGGAAGGGCTAATGGTATAGAGGGACTTGGCTGATGCGCTGAATCGTTTTCTTTACTTCTTTTACTAGAAACTGCTTTAAACCTGTTTTTGGAACCTGCAGAATCTCTGTCCTGTTTGCAATCCTCTTTCACATTTCCATTCAAACACTTTTCAACATTACTGTCCCTGATCTTGGAGGTCTTAGTCTGTTTTGGAGGGCGGGGCACTTGCTTTAAGTGCTGTGAATTTTCACTACAAAAGTTTGGTAACAATAAGCGTTCACTGTCATTTTCAAAACTAGAAGATGACTGCCGACATGTCTGAACTTTCAGCATTGTATCTTTTGAACACTGTGATGGTAGAGAGGCAGTTATTGTTGTTCCAGTTGGAAGATCTTCACCCTTGGACCTCTGAACATTAAAAACTTGGGTGCCATCATGTGGGCTGGAGTTTTGTTGTAATGAAGACGGTGGAGAAGGAGCAGCTGGAGGTGAATATGTCTGCTTTAGTGGGTTAGAGGAGGTTATACTGTCAGAAAGGGGTACTGTGCTATCAGTCTGTGGTTGAACTGCATATGAGGGTCCATCTGATGTCAATACTGACTTTGAATCTGTCTTCTTTGTCTGTTTCGATGGACCCTGTTGAAACAGAGAACATGTGTTAACCAGAAATcatcaaaaaaatctcaaacatTTTCCAGTCATTCAGGTCTCTGTAAGATGTCTGAAAGAATTAAGTTGAAAGCTGCCTGGTCTGGCTATAAATTTCAGGAAATCTCATCACTTATCTGACAGGCTTCATTATTGATGACTTGACTTCAGAATGACTTTGACTTCAGATTTCAAAGACGTTCTATCATAATACAGGAGAGTTTGGGCTGGGTAATAAATCTAAAAATATTTCTTTTAGGTTTTTAGTAATATTTAAGGATCAAAGGAAATGAAAAGAATATATTTAGCTGCAGCCATTTTAGCAACTGTTTGTTACATATAAGAACAAAACAATAATGAATAACTACACACAGATGAAAGATTTCCAACTGCATGTTACTGTCAGTGAGAGAAAGAGCCATAAAAAGACAAATTAAGGGGAGAGACAGTAAGAGAGATGAAAAGTAGAGAGCGAGAGCACACGGTAAAATGAGGGGATgtaaaaatagattaaaaaatgTCCAACCGCTAGTGTCTAAAAATGGGCTGATGCAGATACAAATAGTATCACTTAATTAGTAACTATTCATATTTTTAAGAACTTCAAACTAAAGTTAAACATTCTGACTTACTGTACGTTCACACTGCCGCCAGCGAGAGTGTCAAAAAACGCCCTGCTTGCCCAGCCAACAACGCTATAGAAAAAgctatattgaaaatgaatgacttctggCAACTTTGACACTCTCGCCAAACCCACAGTAAGATATTTAAAAACCACAGCAATGTTAAGAAAGAAATTACCTTTTTAGAAGTTGGAAACAAAGGTGTAGAGTCAGCCTTTTTGGATGAAGTGGAGAGTGGGGTTGAAGATGCTTTTAAAGAAATGCAATCATTACTGTCTGTTTTCGGACTCTCTTGATGTGACTGGTTGGCTTTTGTGATCTCAGCCATAGACCTTTCACCTCCACATGATCCATGGCCATCTCCATGTGAAAGCCTCTGGGAGATCCTTACTGTGGGTTTGCATATGAAGTTCTCAAGGCTCTTTGGGGGCTTCTTGGTCCGTTTTGCTCCGAACCCTATTTTCATTCTTACATTTTCCTCTGACTGATCAGACCTCATAACTGTTAAATCGTCCCGTCTGCTTTGCTGCTGAAGCTCACTATTAGTGCTCTTTGAGGAAGCTTTTGGTTTCATCTTCTTCCTGTCATCTATCTTCTCCTTTTTTTTCTCTCCCTCAAGTATTGGTGCAGGTGCCGTCTTTTGCTTTCTCTTATCCATTTCAGAGAGACAGATGTGGACGTGAACTACTAAAAGTACTTGTGTCAGAATCAACTTCCAAGCAAATGTGTATCGATAATCACTGTTTATTTCACCAGACAAAGTTATGTTTGTAGTCTCATTTCATACTCTTCTATCATCTCACTTGACTTGAATGAGTAATTCGGTATTGGTACCATGTAAGGAGGAGCTATAAAAGAAAATGACAATGAGAATGTTACATTAGTCATCGTCTCACATTTGACAgtattgaaaacattttattagaGAACATTGAGAGGATTAGACAAATGTGACTCTGCCTGTGAAAGCTAGTCTTCATTTGTGatattttctacataaaatcatcctacataatgattaaaaaaaacattctatAAAATCAATAACTGAAATCAAATTTTGATGCTCATAATTAGACTGGATTTCACAACACTGCATAAACAGCTCTTGCACAAACAGTCTACAACTTCACATGCAACTCTCCAGTTACCTGAGATATCACGATGACTGACTAGCTCACATACTCAGAGCTCAAATTAGAGGCATGGATTATTGAGGAATGTACAGAATGATGGCTATGAACATGATGATTGAGATGCTTCTGATGGCATCTGTTATTACATAGATAACATACTGTGGTTTGACATGTTACAGtatattttatgaaaaacaatttttgcTATAATATTTTGccattt
Above is a window of Paramisgurnus dabryanus chromosome 13, PD_genome_1.1, whole genome shotgun sequence DNA encoding:
- the LOC135743501 gene encoding histone-lysine N-methyltransferase ASH1L-like isoform X1, with translation MDKRKQKTAPAPILEGEKKKEKIDDRKKMKPKASSKSTNSELQQQSRRDDLTVMRSDQSEENVRMKIGFGAKRTKKPPKSLENFICKPTVRISQRLSHGDGHGSCGGERSMAEITKANQSHQESPKTDSNDCISLKASSTPLSTSSKKADSTPLFPTSKKGPSKQTKKTDSKSVLTSDGPSYAVQPQTDSTVPLSDSITSSNPLKQTYSPPAAPSPPSSLQQNSSPHDGTQVFNVQRSKGEDLPTGTTITASLPSQCSKDTMLKVQTCRQSSSSFENDSERLLLPNFCSENSQHLKQVPRPPKQTKTSKIRDSNVEKCLNGNVKEDCKQDRDSAGSKNRFKAVSSKRSKENDSAHQPSPSIPLALPASRTSADLSIHESNTYSSLLLESKGSNKKQSEGEDKDESRKITLEPTQTVPVFVQPKDSSRHITGKNKKRARHNLDNEENVLCSSQTTSCADSQYNTSIRSTDKTSGNETTSHPKQIPNLQKKQKVVQITKVANQVEKMNLVKTANVCSTACKTISQTDKPKKLTSIKSSKTLASSQCKPRPVGRPSKLQNPSPKSEVSYLEIQHKKRGRPRLIRLDESPQASKSPKSLSKPPILENTNVLDPAVDLKPQKPVRRKPGRPRLSSLFQPKRSGSLDSGSLKKSAEDTLKPSLSKTKDAQIYRKRNRLIMKTIITNINKMRMKKRNEVLTPVLSGQTDSHKEDFAHKSSVEDADPTQSLSSLVTSFGGKLGPQINVSKRGTIYIGKRRGRKPKILRENSCQDSQPILAQKPQQVAESSHLHVNSLFTLGDRSHSSDNQSTLSSSSHLFKHPESPTSTVGCFRKKLHTGSCEYDQHSASKATSSQKVKAMAEQKSKPRSSLQSTSLRSATTQLGSVRMQDCTAAHLAQSVLMEQERLKYKCHRKGHSCFTCDKIRRHKHKCKRKYLQLRAKRQDPAFLAEVEDLVVRLSAIRIVHNIAQGVCGDEANSGRKSSKGKNRPHDYHCMPQNLHHPTMFQINFSGYYSPQSDYPRDSLHYVGMPDLKGNNRCPSQPSEHIVTHCPMVHKLGFPVTGGSCYHSPCKLPLSTTSFGFGLYRGYPPSATIYPSSPFLPSYVHPYSKNPILSPSKFHKRKHKTFLRRDSAPCGQKPQRTSPNVTSQSSRDWFSRNSWQRVDNREKRLADDRLRGQSKLRKDHVSRRGLSSNSPFSSPMPLKKADKHKPSLLSYIGPAHLRPISKVRWAEHQRSWKWRGSVQSERSNSSLDQEPPSGYQEDDTFEGPESDEDLTSPSLSDRTIHHNTFQQNPNIASSAKSQMTAHRSTAEFQCASNLLGPGSRLMKESCSSGGKKASESFRPGGSVFHERYQHHTEGQDGGGRHPRHNMSKTFLQTNEIRPFSSSAATKTLLSHSNSSTTLSRSKLKHVNKPLMIKTPQAVTGSEVRRRRPGRPRKNPAPCFSPSPPTTPSLDGVTECPSKRRKGETDNNTVVSETKSVSQSERRRGRKKRNGEKVSDLGRVDDRRDTAVNRERSRSCDRTSLPSQDTSVSVPSQSERSSAMPPDKRYEWAGLYSDVYKTKEPRSLSPPENTEGLEFDPEEHEYGLLPAPLHVGKYLRLKRIDFQLPYDIYWLCAHNKLPKMSGTPLKTAKSNGSVNVMSLNKSEDNSHKHHKDSDPHDCISDSLNRDLTLPAEKTGEEISRTDPDNKLPDHSDPLEQQKRSSSDAENMSSPVLIMPLSCEERSFILERCIFLVRNYEKMRERHAVLLREGGRERERENKESQCQTGVLEDDTSNKSDERLTHSGLQSEEERGGVQSKNLTQTLRGIYDVIVSHKGSSGQTLAAPLLNLCSRKRSGTAPVDLSTLQKQLLSGHYESLDAFHSDILRVFHCAEKYYGSESSVGRNVKQLREVYQSAYQEALSQIGNFL
- the LOC135743501 gene encoding histone-lysine N-methyltransferase ASH1L-like isoform X3, which gives rise to MDKRKQKTAPAPILEGEKKKEKIDDRKKMKPKASSKSTNSELQQQSRRDDLTVMRSDQSEENVRMKIGFGAKRTKKPPKSLENFICKPTVRISQRLSHGDGHGSCGGERSMAEITKANQSHQESPKTDSNDCISLKASSTPLSTSSKKADSTPLFPTSKKGPSKQTKKTDSKSVLTSDGPSYAVQPQTDSTVPLSDSITSSNPLKQTYSPPAAPSPPSSLQQNSSPHDGTQVFNVQRSKGEDLPTGTTITASLPSQCSKDTMLKVQTCRQSSSSFENDSERLLLPNFCSENSQHLKQVPRPPKQTKTSKIRDSNVEKCLNGNVKEDCKQDRDSAGSKNRFKAVSSKRSKENDSAHQPSPSIPLALPASRTSADLSIHESNTYSSLLLESKGSNKKQSEGEDKDESRKITLEPTQTVPVFVQPKDSSRHITGKNKKRARHNLDNEENVLCSSQTTSCADSQYNTSIRSTDKTSGNETTSHPKQIPNLQKKQKVVQITKVANQVEKMNLVKTANVCSTACKTISQTDKPKKLTSIKSSKTLASSQCKPRPVGRPSKLQNPSPKSEVSYLEIQHKKRGRPRLIRLDESPQASKSPKSLSKPPILENTNVLDPAVDLKPQKPVRRKPGRPRLSSLFQPKRSGSLDSGSLKKSAEDTLKPSLSKTKDAQIYRKRNRLIMKTIITNINKMRMKKRNEVLTPVLSGQTDSHKEDFAHKSSVEDADPTQSLSSLVTSFGGKLGPQINVSKRGTIYIGKRRGRKPKILRENSCQDSQPILAQKPQQVAESSHLHVNSLFTLGDRSHSSDNQSTLSSSSHLFKHPESPTSTVGCFRKKLHTGSCEYDQHSASKATSSQKVKAMAEQKSKPRSSLQSTSLRSATTQLGSVRMQDCTAAHLAQSVLMEQERLKYKCHRKGHSCFTCDKIRRHKHKCKRKYLQLRAKRQDPAFLAEVEDLVVRLSAIRIVHNIAQGVCGDEANSGRKSSKGKNRPHDYHCMPQNLHHPTMFQINFSGYYSPQSDYPRDSLHYVGMPDLKGNNRCPSQPSEHIVTHCPMVHKLGFPVTGGSCYHSPCKLPLSTTSFGFGLYRGYPPSATIYPSSPFLPSYVHPYSKNPILSPSKFHKRKHKTFLRRDSAPCGQKPQRTSPNVTSQSSRDWFSRNSWQRVDNREKRLADDRLRGQSKLRKDHVSRRGLSSNSPFSSPMPLKKADKHKPSLLSYIGPAHLRPISKVRWAEHQRSWKWRGSVQSERSNSSLDQEPPSGYQEDDTFEGPESDEDLTSPSLSDRTIHHNTFQQNPNIASSAKSQMTAHRSTAEFQCASNLLGPGSRLMKESCSSGGKKASESFRPGGSVFHERYQHHTEGQDGGGRHPRHNMSKTFLQTNEIRPFSSSAATKTLLSHSNSSTTLSRSKLKHVNKPLMIKTPQAVTGSEVRRRRPGRPRKNPAPCFSPSPPTTPSLDGVTECPSKRRKGETDNNTVVSETKSVSQSERRRGRKKRNGEKVSDLGRVDDRRDTAVNRERSRSCDRTSLPSQDTSVSVPSQSERSSAMPPDKRYEWAGLYSDVYKTKEPRSLSPPENTEGLEFDPEEHEYGLLPAPLHVGKYLRLKRIDFQLPYDIYWLCAHNKLPKMSGTPLKTAKSNGSVNVMSLNKSEDNSHKHHKDSDPHDCISDSLNRDLTLPAEKTGEEISRTDPDNKLPDHSDPLEQQKRSSSDAENMSSPVLIMPLSCEERSFILERCIFLVRNYEKMRERHAVLLREGGRERERENKESQCQTGVLEDDTSNKSGPAMSV